The Nodosilinea sp. PGN35 DNA segment ACGAGCGGATCCACCTGTCGGGCACTAAGGTACGGGAAATGCTGCGCCGCGGCGAGCTGCCCCCGCCGGAGTTTTCTCGCCCCGAGGTGGCGGCGGAACTGGCCAAGGCCATGCGAGTTCCCGAAGCCGTCAGCTAGTAGGATGCAATTACTCGGTGACACTCAAACGACGGGCGTTTTTGCAGCAGGCCAGCCTGGCCCTAGGAGCCCTAGGGGCGGGGGGCACGGCTTGGCTGACTGGCCCTAGGCAGTACCAGCAAGCCCTGGCCAAGCCAGCCCGTCGTCGGCTGGCCCTGTTGATTGGCATCAATACCTATCCCGACCGCGCCCTTGACCCCGGCGTGGCCCAAGATATTGCCCTCAGGGGCTGTCTCACCGACGTGGAACTCCAGCGGCAGCTGCTGGTGCACCGCTTTGGTTTTCAGCCTGGCGATGTGGTAACGCTGACAAATCAGGAGGCCACCCGCGCCAACATCGCGACGGCCATCGATGAGCACCTGGTGCAGCAGGCCCAAGCCGAGGACGTGGTGCTGCTGCACTTTAGCGGCTACGGTAGCCAGGTGCGCGTAGTGGATGCCGACCAGCCGGGCCACCTGAGCGCGGCCTGGGTAACGGCAGACAGCCGCCTGCCCAGCGAGGCTCACCCGGCCCTGGGCGACCTGCTTGAAGCCGAGGTAATCGCCCGCCTCAGCCCGCTCGCCACCGCCAACCTGACCACCGTCATCGACGCGGGCAGTCAGGACGCGGGCTATCTGCGCTGGGGAAACTCCCGCGTCAGGTCGCGCCCTACGGTGCCCACCGGGCTGACGCCGTCCTCGGTTACAGCCCCCCTAGATCTCGATGCTCCCTGGCCGGGGCTGGTGCTGCGAGCCGGGGAACTGGGCCGCCTGGTGCTCGAGAGCCACTGGGAGGGCTTCAGCGCCGGGGTGTTTACCTACGCCCTCACCCAAAGCCTGTGGGAGACCGCACCCGATGCTGCCGCCAAAGTTTTGATGCAGCGCGCTGGGGAGCGGCTCCAGCGGTGGGTGGGGGCCGACCAGCGGCCTGACCTCAGCGATCGCCTACCGCCGCGCACCGGCCCCGTGGCCTACGGTCTGCCACCCCAGATGCCCCCGGCGGCGGGGGTGATCCTGCCGGGGAGTGATGAGCGTCCCCTGACCGCGTGGCTGGGGGGCGTACCGCCCCAGGTGCTCCGCTACCTACAGCCGGGCTCTCGCCTGGTAGCCGGAATAGGCCAGCAAGCCGTAGCCCTGCGCCTGGAGTCGCACACGGGGCTCAAGGCCGCCCTTCGGGCCGTGGAGAGCGAGGTGCCGCCGACCGCCGTGGCCAACCAGCCGCTGTTTGAGCAGGTGCGGCGACTGCCCCAGGCTATCGACTTAATCGTCGCCCTCGACAGCCAGCTCAAGCGGGTAGAGCGGGTTGACGCCACTAGCGCCCTGGCGGGCATTCCCTTGGTGACCTCGGTGACCGCCGGGGAAAAGGCCGCTGACTGCCTGTTTGGTCGCCTGCCCATCGGCCCAGCCCCCACCCTGACCGCCGCCCTGCCCAGCGTTAGCGAGGCCCTGCCCGGGCTGAGAGAGGCGTCGCCCAAGGGGGGAGAACGCCCCGCCGAGAGCAGCTACGGGCTGTTTGCCCCCAATCGCACTCTGCTGCCGGGCACCATGCTGGCCAAGGAAGAGGCGGTTAAAACAGCGGTCAACCGGCTGACCCCCTACCTGCAAACCCTGCTGGCCCTCAAGCTGGTGCGCCTCACCGAAAACCACACCGCCTCCCAGGTGGGGGCGGCGGCGCTGCTCGAGGCGGTGCAGCCCAACGCCATGCCGCTGCTGGTCAAGACTACCGAGCGCAGCCCCACGGTCACCTGGCCTGTGGTCATTCGGCAGGCCCAAAAGACGGCCACCGACGACCCCATCATGCTGCCCCGCGACGGTCGCATTGGCTACCGTCTGGCCAACGTTTCAACCCAGCCCCTCCATCTGCTGTGGATTAGCTTTGACAGCCGGGGCGAATGCACCGCCCTGATGACCCTGCCCGATGCGATCGCCCCCGACGGAGCCGAAGTGCCGCCGGTCGCTACTCCCCTCGACCCGGGACAGCTGCTGACTTTGCCTACCGACGGCGCAGGCTGGGCCATGCCCGGTGCCGCCACCTGGGTGGAAGCCCACGTGGTGCTGAGCACCCAGCCCCTCGACCAGTGTCTGGCGGTGCTGGGCAACGACCCGCCGTCGCTGGCCACTGGGTTCCGCCCGGTGCCCCAGCCTCTGCACCTGGCCCAGGCGCTGCTCCAGGATCTCAGCGTCGCCCCCACGGCAGAGAGCAAGCCCGACTCCGACTACTACGCCCTGCACCACGATCGCTGGGCTACCCTGAGCTTTCGCTACACCATCGCCTAGGTAATCAGCAGACCGATTCCACCCCCCAGCCCCAGCCCCACCAGACAGGTCAGCACTAAGATCAGGCTGGTTTTGCGGCCCTTGTTGCGCCGCAGCAGGCGATCGCCTAGGGCCGCTGTCGTCAGGCTGCACAGCACCGCCAGCACCACCGCCAGCAGGCTGTAGAGCGCTACCTCTAGAAACACTCCGCTGAGGGTGAGTTCATCCAGGTTGTCGGTGCCCAGGTGGTTGAGGGCGATGGAGAGGGCCACCGTCAGCGCCGTGCCCCCCACGATGCTGCCCAGCACCAGCAGGTTGGCCGTCAGCCACCGAAAGCGCTTCAGCGCCTCGGGGCCGG contains these protein-coding regions:
- a CDS encoding caspase family protein — translated: MTLKRRAFLQQASLALGALGAGGTAWLTGPRQYQQALAKPARRRLALLIGINTYPDRALDPGVAQDIALRGCLTDVELQRQLLVHRFGFQPGDVVTLTNQEATRANIATAIDEHLVQQAQAEDVVLLHFSGYGSQVRVVDADQPGHLSAAWVTADSRLPSEAHPALGDLLEAEVIARLSPLATANLTTVIDAGSQDAGYLRWGNSRVRSRPTVPTGLTPSSVTAPLDLDAPWPGLVLRAGELGRLVLESHWEGFSAGVFTYALTQSLWETAPDAAAKVLMQRAGERLQRWVGADQRPDLSDRLPPRTGPVAYGLPPQMPPAAGVILPGSDERPLTAWLGGVPPQVLRYLQPGSRLVAGIGQQAVALRLESHTGLKAALRAVESEVPPTAVANQPLFEQVRRLPQAIDLIVALDSQLKRVERVDATSALAGIPLVTSVTAGEKAADCLFGRLPIGPAPTLTAALPSVSEALPGLREASPKGGERPAESSYGLFAPNRTLLPGTMLAKEEAVKTAVNRLTPYLQTLLALKLVRLTENHTASQVGAAALLEAVQPNAMPLLVKTTERSPTVTWPVVIRQAQKTATDDPIMLPRDGRIGYRLANVSTQPLHLLWISFDSRGECTALMTLPDAIAPDGAEVPPVATPLDPGQLLTLPTDGAGWAMPGAATWVEAHVVLSTQPLDQCLAVLGNDPPSLATGFRPVPQPLHLAQALLQDLSVAPTAESKPDSDYYALHHDRWATLSFRYTIA